GTCGTAGAAGCCGTCGCCGCGACGAATCACCACATCCCCGCCAGAGCCGGGAAGATAGCGCACCGGTTCCAGGTCCAACTGCTCCACATACTCAGACCAATGCTTGTTCTGCACGGCGCTGTGCGTGGAAGTGAAAAAGTTCCCCAGCGTTAGCTCGTAAAAGGTGCGGGCAGATAGCGTATGCATCCAGGAGGCGTTGCTGAGGATGCTCTCCGAGGTGAAGGTCGGATAGTGGTCCAGGTGCTTGCTGAACTCGTATGGGAAGTAGCGGCGGGAGATGACGTAGCGCCTAAAGAACCCCTGATTGATGCTGAGCGAGCGATCATAGGACAGGGAGAACTTTTGGTTGGGGTTCACCCTCCAAGTGAGCTTGCCCAAGACGTGCCAGTCATTCTCTTCGCGTGGGGCAAACGGCTCCAGCCCAGAACGGCTCGGGTACAGGCGCGATGCCTTGGGCAGGTACGTATCTGACACATTCCCATACCCGGACAGGAATAGACTCACCGACCCTGGCACGCGCAGACCCAATGCAGGGAGGATGAACCCGGTGAAAGGCTCCGGCCCGCCCAGATTGAACTCCAACACCTGTGTGTTGTAGCTCTTGAACAGACCGAAATTGGGCCGATCGGTTTTGACGGCCAGCCCGCCGCTGTAACTGTCTCCTCCCTCCTTGGTGACCACGTCAATTACCCCGGACATGGCCTGGCCGTACTCGGCGTTGAAGCCGCCGGTGATGACCTTCAGCTCCTTGATGGCGTCCGCGTTCACGTACAGGGTGTTTCCATAGCCAGACAGCGGATCTTTGATGGAAATGCCATCGACGATGTACAGGCTCTCATCTGCTCGGCCGCCCCGAATGTGAATCTCGTTGTCGGCCTTGACCACACCTGCCTGTTGGGTAACGATGTCCTGGACGTTTTCTACGATGCGCTGGCGTATGTCGTCGGCGCTAAAGTGCACCTCCGAAGCGGTCAGGTCCACCTGCAGCAGTGGCCGCTCGCCGATGACGACGATCTCCTGGCCGAAGGCCAGCACCGACTGTTCCAGTTCAAAGTCCAGGACGACCCGCTGACCGGCCGCCACCTTCACGCCTGTGCAGAGCTGAATCTTGTAGCCGATCATGGAGGCCTGAATGTCGTACTGGCCAGGGCTGACGCGTTCGATGACGTAGCGCCCGTTCTCGTCCGTGGCGGCGCCCATGTACGTGCCCTTGACCACGACGTTGACGCCCGGCAGCGGCTCGCGCGTCTGCTTGTCCACAATGGTGCCGACAATGCTCCCCTTGCTCCGCGGCTGCGCAGCAACCACCGAGCAGCACGCCACCACCAGCACCACGATGAACAACCTTGGCTTCATAGCCCAAACTCTTCCCGCAAGATGTACCGCAGGACCTCCTCGGCATTGCCGAGGCCATCGCAATAGTTGAACGGAAGCGAGAAATAGATGGATCGCCCCTGTCCCAGGATGTAGCGCACGCCAACGACCGGTGAGCCCTTGTACGGCACGGCGACGCTGGCCGTCGAATCAGGCTCCATGCGCCATACTACCTGAGCCTGCGGGCCTGGCACCAGTGCAGAGACGCGGTTCCCAATCAGCTTCCCCACTTTCAGCGTCAAGGCCGAATCGCGCGGACTGTTGGTGAAGGAGGCAAGGACCTTGACGCCCGCAAGCAGTCGCCCCCCCGGATTTAGGCGGAACACCGAGTCTATGTCAGTAAACGTCCAGGCAGTGTCGGGCACCTCCTCGTTAGCATTGGTGATGAACACCTTCCCGCCGGCGGCGATGTATTGGGTGATGCTCAGGCCAGCCTGCGCCAAATTGGGGCGTCCCAGATGAGAAAACCAGATCACCGCCTTGAAGTAGCTGAGGTTGGCCCTTATATCCGCGGTCGCGTAGGGGAGGCTGTTTTGCGGGTTGATGACCGGTGTGCGCCAAGTGCCGATTTCCCAGACGCTGTAGCCTCCTTCGCCAACAATATTGCGCAGCAGTTGCTCGTAGTAGCCCTGCACCTGGTAAGTGCTCTGGTCCTGGGCAAAGTCGTTCACCAGCAGCACGTCACCCCGGGGCTCCTTGACCACCCAGGTATTGGGCGTCTGCGGATCCGTAGGATCGGGGAACGAGATGACCCTGCTTTGCGCCCCAGCGATGTCTTCTGCCTTCACGAAGAAGCGATGGCTCCCTGGCGAGAGCCCAGTGAGGGTCACACTCCGCGCAGTCCCGGGCAGCTCCTGCCAAGTTGTGGTGTCGTCAAGGGCGTAGAGGATCTTGACCACCGACTCGTCGCCGTCCGGGTCGCGCACATCCCACATGAAGGTGCGCGTGGGGAAGGTGTAGGCCGTCACATTCGGGTTCCCAGGCGGTGCGGGTGGATTGCTGCGATAGCGGAAGGCGATCTCCGGCGGAGAATTGTACACCGGGAAGACCATGGTCGCAGGCGTCGGGTCCTCAGCGCCGTCATCATCCACAGCCCACACGCGGAAGGTGAAGCTCGCAGAACGCGCGCGAATGGGCACATAGAAGGTATCATACTCCGACGTGGTCCACCGCCTTTCCGGCTGATAGTCCCACTGGATGTAGTAGCCGACCACCTCGCCGTCGGGATCCTCCCCCCACCAGTGCAGAATCTGCCTGCTGGCGGTGGTGTCCAGGCCGACGATAGTCGTATCCACCCCGTGCGGACCGGGGACGAGCAACGTGTCCGGCTTGACGGCCAGAAAGAGGAACGTCTCGGGTGCTACGTTGCTCAGGGCCCGGGACTTCCGCTCCTTGTGGAATGGGTTCCTGTCGCAGGCGACCAGCAACAGTGCCGCCCCGGCAGCCACCGCCAGCAGCAACCGCGGCCTTATGTGCAAGAAAGACCTCATGAGCAACTTAGGCTGCTCTACCTTCTCCCAAAGGGTCACCTCCTCACGCGTCCTGCACCGAGCAACGCAACAGCTAACGCACCAACAGCATCTTCCTTGCGGCGATGAACTCGCCAGCCTTGATCCGGTAGATGTAGACGCCGGCAGGCACTTGCTGGCCGCGCTCGTCGGTTCCGTCCCACGGCAGCACGTGACGGCCCGGCGGCAGTGCTTCGTCCAACACCGTCTTCACCTTCTGGCCGAGGAGGTTGTAGACTACAACGGTCACATTCTGGGTCGACGGAATCTCGAAATAGATCTTGGTGCAAGGGTTAAACGGATTCGGGAAGTTCTGCTCCAGGCGATAGGTGTACACCGGCGGCACAAAACCCGGATCGACGCCCACTTTCTTGCCAAAGTCTTTCGCGTCGCGCACTTCGATCTTGTAGGTGCCGAAGCTGTACAGGAACACACCCTGGATCAGATCCACCTTCTCTCCAGGTCGGATGGTATCGCCAAAGGCCACCAGATACCCACCGCTCTGGTTGACGTAGAAGAGGTTGTTCGGGTCCTGGTCGCGAGCCAGCATAAAGTCGCCGTCCACAAGGCAGGGGCCGCTGCCGTCGTCGAAGGTCACGTCGTAGCGGTTGACGCTCATTAGCGTCGCATTGCTGATACGCACCAACACCCCTTCGTAGGCCTCGACGTCCGGGCTGGTGGCTGCCAGCGTCCCCGTGGTCACGTCGATGGGCGAAATGACGTACCCAGAGCCAGCCAGCTCATAGGAGTCTGCCAGGAGCACGGTGTTGTTGTCCCACTTGTAGTGCCAGTCGGGGTTATACTCGGTCACTTTGCCCGTCACTGCCACCATATCGCCGCGGCTGAGGGTATTGGGGAGCCCGAAGACGAAGATGCCGCTCCACGGTCCCTCAGCATCCTGCATGGCGTAGGCCTTGAAGATGCGGTTGGCGGAGCTATCTGTCGTTACGATACCGGTCAGCGTCACCGTATAGCCGTCGAAGGGCGAGTCGGCGATAGACCATGGCGTATACTGCACGTCAGCGATACGCGGCATGCCATCGCGCACCACGTAGGTGTAGTGCTGGTGGGCGGTGTCTGATGGCGCCAGGCTCTTCTGTCCCTGGTTGTCCATGGCTTCGATGAAGAAGCTGACGAAACTGCCGTGCGGTTGGGCAGGAATCTGCCCCGTGTAGGTGTCACCGCTGGGGTTGGCCATCACCACCCTGGTGTAACCTCCTGCCGCCCCCTTGGCCAATGGGTAGGCCGTGTCCACGCGGTACATGATGGCCACTTCGGTCACCTGCAAGTTGCTCCTCACCTTGGCCGACACCGAGACCGGGTTGGATGAGCGCGGCGCGGGGATGTCGCGGACGACCTCACTGATGACCGGTGGCGCCCCACCCCACTTGATGTCGCGCAGGTAGAGCGGCTCCAACTTGTAGGTCGTGCTGTCGGTGTAGTAGCCGTAATGATGGTACACCCAGCCGCGTATCGAGTCCGCCTGGGCCCCCACCGGCGGCCGCGGATGAGCACCGTAGTAAGTGAAGAGACTGTCGGAGTCATCATCCACCAAGACCGAGCCGGAGCCATCGTTCACCGCGAACAGCTCGTACTGGGGATTGTTCTTGGTGACCGTCACATTCTTGACGTGCACCATGCAATTCCCCCACTGCTCCGCGGTGACCGGCAGGCGCAAGTCGCCGGTCTTGACGTAATCAGGCGGAGGCAGCGGCTGGCCGATGCCGACGATGTCAATGGGACTGGTGATCCACAGCTCGGTCATGTTGCTTGGCCCGGTGCGATACTCACCAATGTAGCCGGTCACTTCGATGACGTCGCCTTCGAATAGGCTCGGGTAGGCGGTGGAATCTGGGTGGTACGAGAGGATGGCACTCCATGGTCCACCCTCTAACTCGCTCATGATGAACTTTACCCCGGCTCCCGCGTAGCTGAGACCGGTGGGCATGGTCACGATGCCGTGGAACGTGACCGTATCGCCTACGGCATAGGAGGTATCGGAGTAGGTGTCAACCGGCGCGAGGAGCAGATCAGAGTTGCGCACCTGTTGCACCCGCTGGATCCGCGTGAACCTGCCGCCCTCGACTATGTCCCACGCCAAGCGCGGCGCAATGCTGAACGCATTCGAGCCATAGAGGACGATGCCGGTCAAAGAGCGAATCGGCGCGCCTACCACGGGCGTGTAGAAATACTTGGCCCGCGTGTCAACCAAAATCGGGCCGGTCCCATCATCGACCTTCCAGTTCTTGTAGTTGCCGATATTGGTCTCCACGACGGTGACGTCTTTGACGCGTACCAGGCAGCCCTCGTAGGCTTCGCTGGCCGCCTGTGCCGTGGTCACTTCCAGGGGCGGCGGCAATTTCTGCCGCGTCGCGTGTCGCGTAAAACTGGTCACATCCTTTATCTGCGTCTGGCCGTAGTACTCACTGACCGTGCCGGTGACCGTGATGCTGTCCCCTTCTGCCACCAAGG
The genomic region above belongs to Calditrichota bacterium and contains:
- a CDS encoding TonB-dependent receptor, encoding MKPRLFIVVLVVACCSVVAAQPRSKGSIVGTIVDKQTREPLPGVNVVVKGTYMGAATDENGRYVIERVSPGQYDIQASMIGYKIQLCTGVKVAAGQRVVLDFELEQSVLAFGQEIVVIGERPLLQVDLTASEVHFSADDIRQRIVENVQDIVTQQAGVVKADNEIHIRGGRADESLYIVDGISIKDPLSGYGNTLYVNADAIKELKVITGGFNAEYGQAMSGVIDVVTKEGGDSYSGGLAVKTDRPNFGLFKSYNTQVLEFNLGGPEPFTGFILPALGLRVPGSVSLFLSGYGNVSDTYLPKASRLYPSRSGLEPFAPREENDWHVLGKLTWRVNPNQKFSLSYDRSLSINQGFFRRYVISRRYFPYEFSKHLDHYPTFTSESILSNASWMHTLSARTFYELTLGNFFTSTHSAVQNKHWSEYVEQLDLEPVRYLPGSGGDVVIRRGDGFYDHGDYGQWFDYFSDTWTLKGHLTSQIDPKHQVKGGFEVEYTTMQVVDIVDPWVSSESGYGRSYDIYRVYSTAGAFYLQDRITYEGMIVNVGMRYDYWFPGKFVQDAIDDPETVIISAAARKKFYDDTFEVLGMRGKGHLSPRVGISHPVTDRDVLYFHYGHFSQRPQGQYVYAKLKATSPATYQLFGNPNLNPTTTVAYELGIKHKFTENLVAEFKAYYKDMFDYPTAERVQMENPRLGNISYLMYFNMDYARSKGIELWLRQRYARYLTGTLNFTYAVSKGKSSKPSDNLLVEAGRLAEKPLRENFLEWDRPIRLTLDLNLHVGEKQGFRLLGWRLP
- a CDS encoding T9SS type A sorting domain-containing protein; amino-acid sequence: MRNKFCALMIAGLLLVSLAHAQTKIRDIQYTTDPTGASPLSGQVVTVTGVVTAEHRGSNPNNGGISNAYFFMQDAAEPWSGIQVLYNATLVAEGDSITVTGTVSEYYGQTQIKDVTSFTRHATRQKLPPPLEVTTAQAASEAYEGCLVRVKDVTVVETNIGNYKNWKVDDGTGPILVDTRAKYFYTPVVGAPIRSLTGIVLYGSNAFSIAPRLAWDIVEGGRFTRIQRVQQVRNSDLLLAPVDTYSDTSYAVGDTVTFHGIVTMPTGLSYAGAGVKFIMSELEGGPWSAILSYHPDSTAYPSLFEGDVIEVTGYIGEYRTGPSNMTELWITSPIDIVGIGQPLPPPDYVKTGDLRLPVTAEQWGNCMVHVKNVTVTKNNPQYELFAVNDGSGSVLVDDDSDSLFTYYGAHPRPPVGAQADSIRGWVYHHYGYYTDSTTYKLEPLYLRDIKWGGAPPVISEVVRDIPAPRSSNPVSVSAKVRSNLQVTEVAIMYRVDTAYPLAKGAAGGYTRVVMANPSGDTYTGQIPAQPHGSFVSFFIEAMDNQGQKSLAPSDTAHQHYTYVVRDGMPRIADVQYTPWSIADSPFDGYTVTLTGIVTTDSSANRIFKAYAMQDAEGPWSGIFVFGLPNTLSRGDMVAVTGKVTEYNPDWHYKWDNNTVLLADSYELAGSGYVISPIDVTTGTLAATSPDVEAYEGVLVRISNATLMSVNRYDVTFDDGSGPCLVDGDFMLARDQDPNNLFYVNQSGGYLVAFGDTIRPGEKVDLIQGVFLYSFGTYKIEVRDAKDFGKKVGVDPGFVPPVYTYRLEQNFPNPFNPCTKIYFEIPSTQNVTVVVYNLLGQKVKTVLDEALPPGRHVLPWDGTDERGQQVPAGVYIYRIKAGEFIAARKMLLVR